The following are encoded in a window of Verrucomicrobiota bacterium genomic DNA:
- the dhaL gene encoding dihydroxyacetone kinase subunit DhaL, with the protein MLNANDVKAMMIAVSDEIIRNEDVLSEADRQLGDGDHGLGMTRGFTAAKAQLEALAPTSVSQVFTTLGMALMSTMGGASGAVFGMLFQSGGMAIASAEGLDAPSLSSFLDAGTQGVMNIGKAKPGDKTMVDALVAAQEAVAAAKDGSIEEALAAAAEGARAGMEKTKDMIAQLGRARTLGEKTLGHPDAGAISVSIIFKTASDFAAKS; encoded by the coding sequence ATGCTCAACGCCAACGATGTTAAAGCGATGATGATCGCTGTATCCGATGAAATAATCAGAAATGAAGATGTTCTGAGTGAAGCCGACCGTCAACTCGGTGATGGTGACCATGGTCTGGGAATGACGCGTGGGTTCACAGCGGCCAAAGCGCAGCTTGAGGCCTTGGCTCCCACTTCAGTCAGTCAGGTATTTACGACCCTGGGCATGGCCCTTATGAGTACCATGGGTGGTGCTTCGGGTGCAGTATTCGGAATGCTTTTTCAGAGTGGGGGAATGGCGATTGCTTCAGCAGAAGGTCTGGACGCTCCATCGTTATCTTCTTTTTTGGATGCCGGCACTCAAGGTGTCATGAATATCGGAAAAGCCAAACCTGGCGATAAAACCATGGTTGATGCATTGGTGGCAGCTCAGGAAGCTGTCGCTGCTGCAAAAGATGGATCCATAGAAGAAGCACTCGCCGCTGCTGCGGAAGGAGCTAGAGCAGGTATGGAAAAAACCAAGGACATGATCGCCCAACTCGGCCGTGCCCGAACGCTAGGCGAAAAAACCCTCGGGCATCCCGATGCGGGAGCTATCTCTGTTTCAATCATTTTCAAAACTGCCAGCGACTTTGCCGCAAAGAGCTAA